The following are encoded together in the Carettochelys insculpta isolate YL-2023 chromosome 24, ASM3395843v1, whole genome shotgun sequence genome:
- the MARCKSL1 gene encoding MARCKS-related protein translates to MGSQGSKAAKGEVMAEKSAEAAAGSPSKSNSQENGHVKINGDISPKADGEAPPLNGNGSAEPVKEAAKAESGSGDAIEPAPVAEGGEAKPDGAAPSKETPKKKKKFSFKKSFKLSGISFRKNKKEAGDSAVSSPTDEQVKAEAKGEENPTSSTNETEQTNTTQEGKAEEKAAAVESSPAAPVAEGKEEAEPQREEAEAGETKEKEEQQLGESQEATAKPEESSKPVELETSTTPAAAEQKEE, encoded by the exons ATGGGAAGCCAGGGCTCCAAGGCTGCCAAAGGAGAGGTGATGGCTGAGAAATCGGCCGAGGCTGCCGCTGGGTCTCCCTCCAAATCCAACAGCCAG GAGAATGGCCACGTGAAGATCAATGGAGATATCTCCCCAAAGGCCGATGGAGAGGCCCCACCATTGAATGGCAATGGATCTGCAGAGCCAGTCAAAGAGGCGGCCAAGGCAGAGTCTGGCAGTGGAGATGCCATCGAACCAGCCCCAGTTGCTGAAGGTGGGGAAGCTAAGCCTGATGGTGCTGCACCCTCCAAGGAGACccccaagaagaagaagaagttctCCTTTAAGAAGTCTTTCAAGTTGAGTGGGATCTCCTTCAGGAAGAACAAGAAGGAGGCTGGGGATTCTGCTGTGTCCTCTCCTACAGATGAGCAGGTCAAAGCAGAAGCCAAAGGAGAGGAGaaccccaccagctccaccaATGAAACTGAGCAGACCAATACAACACAGGAAGGGAAAGCTGAGGAGAAAGCTGCTGCAGTGGAAAGCAGTCCTGCTGCTCCTGTagctgaggggaaggaggaagctgAACCTCAAAGGGAAGAAGCAGAAGCTGGGGAAACCAAGGAGAAGGAAGAGCAGCAGCTTGGGGAAAGCCAGGAGGCTACAGCTAAGCCTGAGGAGTCCTCAAAACCTGTGGAGCTGGAGACTAGTACAacacctgcagcagctgagcaAAAGGAGGAATAG
- the HDAC1 gene encoding histone deacetylase 1 isoform X2, producing the protein MALTQGTKRKVCYYYDGDVGNYYYGQGHPMKPHRIRMTHNLLLNYGLYRKMEIYRPHKANAEEMTKYHSDDYIKFLRSIRPDNMSEYSKQMQRSSAVKLNKQQTDIAVNWAGGLHHAKKSEASGFCYVNDIVLAILELLKYHQRVLYIDIDIHHGDGVEEAFYTTDRVMTASFHKYGEYFPGTGDLRDIGAGKGKYYAVNYPLRDGIDDESYEAIFKPVISKVMETFQPSAVALQCGSDSLSGDRLGCFNLTIKGHAKCVEFVKSFNLPMLMLGGGGYTIRNVARCWTYETSVALDTEIPNELPYNDYFEYFGPDFKLHISPSNMTNQNTNEYLEKIKQRLFENLRMLPHAPGVQMQPIPEDAVQEDSGDEDEEDPEKRISMRAADKRIACDEEFSDSEDEGEGGRKNVANFKKAKRVKTEEEKEEEEKKDEKEEEKAKEEKAEPKGVKEETKSA; encoded by the exons GGGATGTTGGAAACTACTATTATGGCCAGGGCCATCCAATGAAACCGCACCGGATCCGAATGACCCACAACCTACTGCTGAACTATGGCCTCTACAGAAAAATGGAGATCTAT CGCCCCCACAAGGCAAATGCAGAAGAAATGACCAAATATCATAGTGATGACTACATTAAATTTTTGAGATCTATTCGCCCTGATAACATGTCTGAATACAGCAAGCAGATGCAGAGAT CCAGTGCTGTGAAGCTGAACAAGCAACAGACAGATATTGCTGTGAATTGGGCAGGAGGCCTTCACCATGCTAAGAAATCAGAGGCTTCTGGCTTCTGTTACGTCAACGACATTGTCTTAGCCATCTTGGAGCTCCTAAA GTACCACCAGAGGGTGCTTTATATTGACATTGATATTCACCATGGGGATGGCGTGGAGGAAGCCTTTTATACCACAGACCGTGTCATGACTGCGTCCTTTCATAAGTACGGAGAATACTTCCCAGGAACAGGAGATCTGCGG GATATTGGTGCAGGCAAGGGCAAGTATTACGCTGTCAACTATCCTCTCCGGGATGGAATTGATGACGAGTCCTATGAAGCAATATTTAAGCCG GTGATATCTAAAGTGATGGAGACGTTCCAGCCTAGTGCTGTTGCCTTGCAGTGTGGCTCGGATTCCCTGtcaggggacaggctgggctgtTTTAATCTGACCATCAAAG GTCATGCGAAGTGTGTGGAGTTCGTGAAGAGTTTTAACTTGCCTATGCTGATGCTAGGAGGGGGTGGCTACACAATCCGCAATGTGGCTAGATGTTGGACTTACGAGACGTCCGTGGCTTTGGACACAGAAATTCCAAATG AGCTTCCATATAATGACTATTTTGAATACTTCGGACCTGACTTTAAGCTCCACATCAGCCCTTCAAACATGACCAACCAGAACACCAATGAGTATCTTGAGAAGATTAA GCAACGGCTGTTTGAAAATCTGCGCATGCTCCCTCATGCCCCTGGGGTCCAGATGCAGCCGATTCCTGAGGATGCTGTGCAGGAGGACAGTGGAGATGAAGATGAGGAGGACCCTGAAAAACGCATTTCAA TGCGCGCTGCTGACAAGAGAATAGCCTGTGATGAAGAATTTTCAGACtctgaagatgaaggggaaggtGGTCGCAAAAACGTTGCTAATTTTAAGAAGGCAAAGCGTGTAAAaacagaagaggagaaggaggaggaggagaagaaag AtgagaaagaagaggaaaaagccAAAGAGGAGAAAGCAGAACCCAAAGG GGTAAAGGAAGAGACTAAATCGGCCTAA
- the HDAC1 gene encoding histone deacetylase 1 isoform X1, which translates to MALTQGTKRKVCYYYDGDVGNYYYGQGHPMKPHRIRMTHNLLLNYGLYRKMEIYRPHKANAEEMTKYHSDDYIKFLRSIRPDNMSEYSKQMQRFNVGEDCPVFDGLFEFCQLSAGGSVASAVKLNKQQTDIAVNWAGGLHHAKKSEASGFCYVNDIVLAILELLKYHQRVLYIDIDIHHGDGVEEAFYTTDRVMTASFHKYGEYFPGTGDLRDIGAGKGKYYAVNYPLRDGIDDESYEAIFKPVISKVMETFQPSAVALQCGSDSLSGDRLGCFNLTIKGHAKCVEFVKSFNLPMLMLGGGGYTIRNVARCWTYETSVALDTEIPNELPYNDYFEYFGPDFKLHISPSNMTNQNTNEYLEKIKQRLFENLRMLPHAPGVQMQPIPEDAVQEDSGDEDEEDPEKRISMRAADKRIACDEEFSDSEDEGEGGRKNVANFKKAKRVKTEEEKEEEEKKDEKEEEKAKEEKAEPKGVKEETKSA; encoded by the exons GGGATGTTGGAAACTACTATTATGGCCAGGGCCATCCAATGAAACCGCACCGGATCCGAATGACCCACAACCTACTGCTGAACTATGGCCTCTACAGAAAAATGGAGATCTAT CGCCCCCACAAGGCAAATGCAGAAGAAATGACCAAATATCATAGTGATGACTACATTAAATTTTTGAGATCTATTCGCCCTGATAACATGTCTGAATACAGCAAGCAGATGCAGAGAT tcaaTGTTGGGGAAGATTGCCCGGTGTTTGATGGGTTATTTGAGTTTTGTCAGCTGTCTGCAGGAGGGTCTGTTG CCAGTGCTGTGAAGCTGAACAAGCAACAGACAGATATTGCTGTGAATTGGGCAGGAGGCCTTCACCATGCTAAGAAATCAGAGGCTTCTGGCTTCTGTTACGTCAACGACATTGTCTTAGCCATCTTGGAGCTCCTAAA GTACCACCAGAGGGTGCTTTATATTGACATTGATATTCACCATGGGGATGGCGTGGAGGAAGCCTTTTATACCACAGACCGTGTCATGACTGCGTCCTTTCATAAGTACGGAGAATACTTCCCAGGAACAGGAGATCTGCGG GATATTGGTGCAGGCAAGGGCAAGTATTACGCTGTCAACTATCCTCTCCGGGATGGAATTGATGACGAGTCCTATGAAGCAATATTTAAGCCG GTGATATCTAAAGTGATGGAGACGTTCCAGCCTAGTGCTGTTGCCTTGCAGTGTGGCTCGGATTCCCTGtcaggggacaggctgggctgtTTTAATCTGACCATCAAAG GTCATGCGAAGTGTGTGGAGTTCGTGAAGAGTTTTAACTTGCCTATGCTGATGCTAGGAGGGGGTGGCTACACAATCCGCAATGTGGCTAGATGTTGGACTTACGAGACGTCCGTGGCTTTGGACACAGAAATTCCAAATG AGCTTCCATATAATGACTATTTTGAATACTTCGGACCTGACTTTAAGCTCCACATCAGCCCTTCAAACATGACCAACCAGAACACCAATGAGTATCTTGAGAAGATTAA GCAACGGCTGTTTGAAAATCTGCGCATGCTCCCTCATGCCCCTGGGGTCCAGATGCAGCCGATTCCTGAGGATGCTGTGCAGGAGGACAGTGGAGATGAAGATGAGGAGGACCCTGAAAAACGCATTTCAA TGCGCGCTGCTGACAAGAGAATAGCCTGTGATGAAGAATTTTCAGACtctgaagatgaaggggaaggtGGTCGCAAAAACGTTGCTAATTTTAAGAAGGCAAAGCGTGTAAAaacagaagaggagaaggaggaggaggagaagaaag AtgagaaagaagaggaaaaagccAAAGAGGAGAAAGCAGAACCCAAAGG GGTAAAGGAAGAGACTAAATCGGCCTAA